The proteins below are encoded in one region of Hordeum vulgare subsp. vulgare chromosome 3H, MorexV3_pseudomolecules_assembly, whole genome shotgun sequence:
- the LOC123445431 gene encoding LOW QUALITY PROTEIN: methionine S-methyltransferase-like (The sequence of the model RefSeq protein was modified relative to this genomic sequence to represent the inferred CDS: deleted 1 base in 1 codon), whose protein sequence is MAAIDDNKAVDAFLASCAESGDAAYGAAKAVLERLQAPASRAEARRLLGSIRHHFADLAAGQDCLQTFHFRIHDVILDPHLQQGSQQTNKLTMMEIPSIFSPEDWSFTFYDGLNRHPDSIFRDKTVAELGCGNGWISIALAGKCLPLKVYGLDINPRAIKIAWINLYLNALDDDGQTIYDGEGKTLLDRVEFYESDLLSYCRDNKLELDRIVGCIPQILNPNPKAMSRIITENSSEEFLYSLSNYCALQGFVEDEFGLGLIARAVEEGIAVIKPMGIMVFNIGGRSGQGVCERVFLCRGFHIKKLWQAKIMQAADTDISALVEIEENSTHRFEFFMDLVGDQPVCARTAWAYMKSGGHISHSLSVYSCQLRNPIQVKKIFEFLKDGFHEVSSSLDLSFDDDSVADEKIPFLAYLASFLKDNKSNPCEPPAGCLNFRNFVAGFMKCYHHISLTSDNVVVFPSRAVAIENALQLFSPALAIVDEHLTRHLPKQWLRSLATEGRADGKDTIVVIEAPRQSDLLIELIRKLKPQVVVAGMAQFEAITSAAVVNLLTATKDVGSRLLLDISEHLELSSLPCSNGVLKYLAGNSLPSHTAILCGLVKNQVYPDLEVAFVISEDGAVCKALSQTIELLEGRTSVISQHYYGCLFHELLAFQIGEGHRQQKRRPAEVIPEKMIGFSNSAISALKETDFFVPDSKESGVIYMDLDRSFLPVPSEVKAFIFESFIRQNVTDSETDVRSSILQLVNDSYGFPADYRSEIIYGHTSLALFHKLVLCCMQERGTLLFPLGTNGHYVSAAKFMNARMLTIPTNVESGFKIEPLALDYAIRSVKASRSWVYISGPTTNPSGFVYSNKEIESLLSICASSGARVVIDTSFSGLEFQTDGQNRWQLDWFLCDLDPKLTVFLLGELSLELATAGLDFGFLILNNPYLIKYSFPGLSRPHSTLKYTFRKLLRLKNERDDHFSDLIVEQKETLKNQANQLMKTLGSCGWDVAGCQGGISMLAKPTAYIGKPFKMDRFEYELDGCNIREAILRSTGLCISSSSWTGIQDYCRFSFALDSGEFQRAMDCITRFKELVL, encoded by the exons ATGGCGGCGATTGACGACAACAAGGCCGTGGATGCCTTCCTGGCGTCGTGCGCCGAGTCCGGCGACGCCGCGTACGGCGCGGCCAAGGCCGTTCTCGAGCGCCTCCAGGCCCCTGCCTCCCGGGCCGAGGCCCGGCGACTCCTCGGTTCCATCCGCCACCACTTCGCCGACCTCGCCGCTGGCCAGGACTGCTTGCAGACATTCCACTTCCGCATCCACGACGTCATCCTCGACCCCCACCTCCAACAAG GAtcccagcaaacaaacaaactgaCGATGATGGAGATACCTAGCATTTTCAGTCCTGAGGATTGGTCCTTCACTTTCTATGACGGCCTCAATCGGCATCCAGATTCCATTTTCAGGGATAAGACAGTAGCAGAGCTGGGATGTGGGAATGGTTGGATATCCATTGCGCTTGCAGGAAAGTGCCTACCTTTGAAG GTCTATGGTCTGGATATAAACCCAagagctatcaagattgcatggaTAAATCTTTACTTGAATGCGCTTGATGACGATGGTCAAACAATCTACGATGGGGAGGGGAAAACGTTGCTTGATAGAGTTGAGTTCTATGAATCGGATCTTTTGTCTTACTGTAGAGACAATAAGCTTGAACTAGATCGAATTGTTGGATGCATACCACAG ATTCTTAACCCCAATCCAAAGGCAATGTCGAGGATTATAACTGAAAATTCAAGTGAGGAGTTCTTGTACTCTTTGAGCAACTACTGTGCTCTTCAG GGTTTTGTTGAGGACGAGTTTGGCCTTGGATTGATTGCTCGTGCAGTTGAAGAAGGGATAGCTGTCATAAAGCCTATGGGTATTATGGTATTCAACATAGGTGGTCGATCAGGACAAGGTGTCTGTGAGCGTGTATTTCTATGCCGTGGATTTCACATCAAGAAGCTCTGGCAAGCAAAAATTATGCAG GCCGCTGACACTGATATTTCAGCTTTAGTTGAAATTGAGGAGAATAGCACACATCGATTTGAGTTCTTCATGGATCTAGTTGGGGATCAGCCTGTCTGTGCACGTACAGCCTGGGCATACATGAAATCTGGTGGCCACATTTCACATTCTTTATCTGTGTACAGCTGTCAACTTCGCAATCCCATCCAG GTGAAGAAAATATTTGAGTTTCTTAAAGATGGATTTCATGAAGTCAGCAGCTCCCTTGATTTGTCCTTCGATGACGATTCTGTTGCTGATGAAAAAATTCCCTTCCTAGCATACTTAGCAAGTTTTTTGAAAGATAATAAATCCAATCCTTGTGAGCCTCCAGCTGGATGTCTAAACTTTCGGAATTTTGTTGCTGGATTTATGAAGTGCTACCACCACATCTCACTGACATCTGAT AATGTTGTTGTATTCCCTTCCCGTGCCGTGGCAATAGAAAATGCTCTTCAATTGTTCTCACCGGCCCTTGCAATTGTTGATGAACATCTGACCAGACACTTGCCGAAGCAGTGGTTAAGATCTTTAGCGACTGAG GGAAGAGCAGATGGGAAAGACACTATCGTTGTAATTGAGGCACCGCGCCAATCAGATTTGTTGATCGAGTTAATCAGGAAATTAAAGCCTCAGGTTGTTGTTGCTGGCATGGCTCAGTTTGAGGCTATCACCAGTGCTGCTGTTGTGAATTTACTAACTGCAACGAAAGATGTTGGTTCCCGGTTACTCCTAGATATATCAGAGCATCTGGAGTTGTCTAGTCTGCCATGCTCTAATGGTGTATTGAAATATCTTGCTGGAAACTCCCTACCTTCCCATACAGCTATACTGTGCGGTTTAGTAAAGAATCAG GTATATCCTGATCTGGAAGTTGCTTTTGTCATTTCTGAAGATGGAGCTGTCTGCAAGGCACTATCACAAACTATTGAACTATTGGAAGGGCGTACCTCTGTAATCAGCCAGCACTATTATGGCTGTCTTTTCCATGAGCTGCTGGCTTTTCAAATTGGTGAGGGCCATCGGCAACAAAAG AgacgacctgcagaagtgataccTGAGAAGATGATAGGATTTTCTAATTCAGCTATCTCTGCCCTAAAAGAAACTGACTTTTTTGTTCCTGATTCCAAGGAATCTGGCGTCATTTATATGGATTTAGATCGGAGCTTCTTGCCAGTACCTTCTGAAGTGAAAGCCTtcatttttgaaagttttattaggcAGAATGTCACTGATTCTGAAACTGATGTCCGTTCCAGTATCCTACAGCTAGTGAATGATAGCTATGGTTTCCCAGCAGACTATCGTTCTGAAATTATATATGGCCACACCTCCCTTGCACTCTTCCACAAA TTGGTTCTTTGTTGCATGCAAGAACGAGGTACTTTGCTATTCCCCTTGGGCACCAATGGTCACTATGTCTCGGCAGCAAAGTTTATGAACGCACGTATGCTCACTATTCCAACAAACGTGGAATCAggcttcaagattgaaccattggCTCTGGATTATGCAATTCGCAGTGTGAAAGCATCTCGGTCATGGGTTTATATATCTGGTCCCACAACAAACCCTTCTGGTTTCGTGTACAGTAACAAGGAGATAGAAAGTTTGCTTTCTATTTGTGCTAGTTCTGGAGCTAGAGTAGTGATAGATACCTCTTTCTCTGGTCTGGAGTTCCAAACTGATGGCCAGAATCGGTGGCAGTTGGATTGGTTTCTTTGCGATTTAGATCCCAAACTCACCGTTTTTCTGCTTGGAGAGCTGTCCCTTGAGCTAGCTACGGCTGGTCTTGACTTTGGATTTCTAATTTTGAACAACCCGTACTTGATTAAGTATAGTTTTCCGGGCTTGAGCCGTCCACATAGCACATTAAAGTACACTTTCAGAAAATTATTGCGTCTTAAGAACGAGAGGGATGATCATTTCTCTGATCTCATAGTGGAGCAAAAGGAGACACTAAAGAACCAGGCCAACCAGTTGATGAAG ACACTTGGGAGCTGTGGCTGGGATGTTGCTGGCTGTCAAGGTGGTATATCAATGCTGGCGAAACCGACAGCCTACATCGGCAAACCCTTCAAGATGGACAGGTTTGAATATGAGCTCGACGGCTGCAACATCAGGGAAGCCATTCTTAGATCCACTGGGCTTTGCATAAGCAGCAGCTCATGGACGGGGATACAAGACTACTGCCGGTTCAGTTTTGCTCTGGATAGTGGTGAATTCCAAAGGGCAATGGACTGCATAACAAGGTTCAAGGAGTTGGTTCTGTGA